A stretch of DNA from Thiothrix subterranea:
AAAAATTTAATCAAAAATTGCGGCAGACTTTGTGATTTAACAAAACAATCTAAATTAGAAATTAATAATATAATTACATATTAACTTTTAGATGGAGAACATCACCATGTTCAACTTACGTCACAAATTAGGGGATGCTTATTCCCCACTGTATTTCTTATCGGCATTAGGTGCAGGTGGCGCAGTTGTCACCTTTTTTATGTACCTGATGTTCATGACCCCGCACAAAGGCACGCCGATACCCACATGGGAATCGTTGCAGGCAGTGCTGCAAGGTGACAACCCGATGTTGCAATTGCTGGTAGCCGTTTCGCTGTTGGGAATTATCGTACTTTCTGTGTTGCATGTGCGCTTGCTGGTATGGAATGTGAATGAATACCGCTACTTCCGCCAAAGCGCAACCTTCCATAAATTGCGCCAAAGCAATTCGGAAGTGCAATTGATGGCGATTCCACTGACATTTGCGATGACGATTAACGTCGGTTTCATTTTGGGTGCGCTGTTTGTGCCGGGATTGTGGAATGTGGTGGAATATTTGTTCCCGCTGGCAATTCTAGCATTCGGGATTACTGGCTGGTTTGCAGCACGTATTTTCATTGATTTTATGAGTCGGGTGCTGGTCACGGGGCATTTTGATTGCAGCCGCAATAATAACCTGAGTCAGATGCTGGCCATTTTTGCGTTTGGCATGATTGGGGTGGGGTTTTCCGCTGCGGCGGCGATGAGCGAAGTGCCGCTGACCTCCGGTATTGGTTTGGTGCTATCACTGCTGTTTATTAGTACGGCAAGTTTATTGGCAGTCACCAAGTTGATTTTGGGCTTCCGCGCTATGTTGGAACATGGCATTGACCGTGAATCCTCGGTGTCATTGTGGATCATTATCCCTATCATTACCGTGAGTGGCATTGCGCTGTATCGCTTGTCAATGGCGATGCACCACAATTTTGGCTTGCATGTTGAACCGGTTGAAAGCCTTGGGCTACTGACCGTGCTGCTCAGTGTGCAAATTTTGTTTGCGATACTGGGCTACGCTGTCATGAAAAAGCTGGGCTATTTTGATGCCTATGTGTACGGCAAGGAAAAAAG
This window harbors:
- a CDS encoding TsoY family (seleno)protein, encoding MFNLRHKLGDAYSPLYFLSALGAGGAVVTFFMYLMFMTPHKGTPIPTWESLQAVLQGDNPMLQLLVAVSLLGIIVLSVLHVRLLVWNVNEYRYFRQSATFHKLRQSNSEVQLMAIPLTFAMTINVGFILGALFVPGLWNVVEYLFPLAILAFGITGWFAARIFIDFMSRVLVTGHFDCSRNNNLSQMLAIFAFGMIGVGFSAAAAMSEVPLTSGIGLVLSLLFISTASLLAVTKLILGFRAMLEHGIDRESSVSLWIIIPIITVSGIALYRLSMAMHHNFGLHVEPVESLGLLTVLLSVQILFAILGYAVMKKLGYFDAYVYGKEKSAGSFALICPGVAGYVMGFFFIHVGLVGTGLLEKNSLAYFFLLVPLVVLQIQTLWGLFHLNAKLLKQQPLLPLPITA